A stretch of Actinomycetota bacterium DNA encodes these proteins:
- the serB gene encoding phosphoserine phosphatase SerB: protein MTDVLILTVSGKDQPGVTAGLTTTLSELPVYIRQLEQIVLQGHLILGVSLMTREAHNQAIFAQATTLAEQFAQTRNLSVASRVLHNDELSSWREHLIVTVLGAPLLPASVASITATIAQAGGNIDRIRQVATYPVTAVEFEVGGVSKGTLRDQLSAVARENKIDIAVQESGLDRRGIHLIVMDVDSTFIQHEVIELLAARAGVEAQVADITARAMNGELDFEESLRLRVAMLRGLPESALTEVLSEISFTPGAKTLTRTLNRIGFQVALVSGGFIEVVKPLADALGVTNVRANKLEIADGVLTGELEGPIIDRQAKAEALREFAAHYGIPMSRTIAIGDGANDLDMLNEAALGIAFNAKPFVRDAAHASVNTPYLDTVLYVLGITREQIERSDAAEGIETPAPEVPI from the coding sequence ATGACAGATGTTCTAATACTCACAGTCAGTGGTAAAGATCAGCCAGGTGTAACCGCTGGTCTCACCACTACATTGTCGGAATTGCCTGTCTACATTCGCCAGTTGGAGCAAATTGTGCTTCAAGGTCATTTGATTCTGGGAGTTTCTCTGATGACTAGAGAGGCGCATAATCAAGCGATTTTCGCCCAGGCCACGACCTTAGCCGAACAATTCGCTCAAACGCGCAACCTAAGCGTAGCTTCTCGAGTCCTTCATAACGACGAACTTTCCAGTTGGCGCGAACATTTAATCGTTACCGTCCTAGGCGCCCCGCTGTTGCCCGCATCCGTTGCTTCGATAACGGCAACGATTGCTCAGGCAGGTGGCAACATTGACCGTATTCGCCAGGTAGCCACTTATCCAGTCACTGCTGTCGAATTTGAAGTCGGTGGCGTTAGTAAAGGCACCCTGCGTGACCAGCTTTCCGCAGTCGCACGTGAGAACAAAATTGACATCGCGGTTCAAGAATCTGGTCTAGATCGGCGTGGAATTCACTTAATTGTGATGGATGTCGATTCAACCTTCATTCAGCACGAAGTTATCGAATTGTTAGCAGCCCGAGCCGGCGTTGAAGCTCAGGTCGCTGACATTACTGCGCGAGCCATGAACGGTGAATTGGATTTTGAGGAATCGCTACGGCTACGAGTAGCAATGCTTAGAGGCTTACCGGAATCTGCACTGACTGAGGTGTTGTCGGAAATCAGTTTCACCCCTGGAGCCAAGACTCTAACTCGCACTCTGAATCGAATTGGCTTTCAGGTTGCATTGGTCAGCGGTGGCTTTATTGAGGTTGTCAAGCCACTTGCTGACGCATTGGGAGTTACAAATGTTCGTGCCAACAAGCTTGAAATTGCAGATGGCGTCTTAACGGGTGAACTTGAGGGACCAATCATTGACCGTCAAGCGAAAGCCGAGGCTTTACGCGAATTTGCGGCACATTATGGCATCCCGATGTCGCGCACAATTGCGATTGGCGATGGCGCTAATGACCTAGACATGCTCAATGAAGCGGCTCTTGGCATAGCTTTCAACGCTAAACCATTTGTTCGCGATGCTGCACACGCTTCTGTTAACACCCCGTATCTAGATACCGTTCTATATGTGCTCGGTATTACTCGTGAACAGATTGAACGCTCGGATGCAGCTGAAGGCATTGAGACACCAGCGCCTGAGGTTCCAATCTAA
- a CDS encoding ABC transporter ATP-binding protein — MAQVISLSEVTVLRGNNPILNNFSWQVSEGQRWVVMGPNGAGKTTLMQVCSGYLHPTSGSATILDAQLGSTDVRELRTQIGISSAAVSALMPPKETVLDTVLTAAHGVVGRWREQYEDLDIARAHAMLRAWGLENLASRLIGTLSEGERKRVQIARALMADPELLLLDEPAAGLDVAGREDLIARLSRLAADPTAPVIILVTHHVEEIPPNFTDALLIANGKISAIGPVQEVIATSPMSRAFGAPLTVEFVDDRWYARGRTPSKGRRARSN, encoded by the coding sequence GTGGCACAGGTTATTTCACTCAGTGAGGTGACAGTTCTGCGTGGCAATAACCCCATTTTGAATAACTTCAGTTGGCAGGTAAGTGAAGGTCAGCGTTGGGTTGTTATGGGTCCAAATGGGGCAGGAAAAACAACTTTGATGCAGGTTTGCTCAGGTTACTTGCACCCAACTTCCGGATCAGCAACCATTCTCGATGCACAATTGGGCAGCACCGATGTGCGAGAACTTCGTACCCAAATAGGAATTAGCAGCGCTGCGGTTTCGGCACTAATGCCGCCAAAAGAGACAGTTCTAGATACTGTTCTCACTGCCGCTCATGGGGTAGTTGGGCGATGGCGCGAACAATACGAAGATTTGGACATAGCTCGTGCTCATGCCATGTTGCGGGCTTGGGGACTAGAAAATTTAGCGAGCCGCTTAATCGGAACATTGTCTGAAGGGGAACGTAAGCGGGTGCAAATCGCGCGAGCACTTATGGCTGATCCGGAACTGTTATTGCTTGACGAGCCTGCGGCCGGCCTAGATGTAGCCGGCCGTGAGGATCTAATTGCTCGGTTATCTCGACTTGCTGCCGATCCAACCGCACCAGTGATCATTTTGGTCACCCATCATGTTGAAGAAATTCCTCCCAACTTCACTGATGCACTGTTAATTGCAAATGGCAAAATTTCAGCCATCGGTCCAGTACAAGAGGTAATTGCTACAAGTCCGATGTCTCGAGCCTTTGGCGCGCCGTTGACCGTGGAATTTGTGGATGATCGATGGTATGCCCGTGGTCGGACACCGAGTAAGGGCAGGCGGGCACGCTCTAACTAA
- a CDS encoding LapA family protein has protein sequence MSEQTPKKYEINWSLVAKLLVTALVIIFFIQLKNMQEMTWQFLIFEFTWPTWLVLLVTFLLGAFFGRDVWTWLISKFRKPTA, from the coding sequence ATGAGCGAGCAAACTCCTAAGAAGTACGAGATAAATTGGAGCCTAGTTGCCAAACTTTTGGTTACTGCGTTAGTGATTATATTCTTCATTCAGCTCAAGAATATGCAGGAAATGACTTGGCAATTCCTGATCTTTGAATTCACTTGGCCGACGTGGCTGGTACTACTTGTTACTTTTTTACTTGGGGCATTTTTTGGTCGGGATGTATGGACCTGGCTAATCAGTAAGTTTCGTAAACCCACGGCATAG
- a CDS encoding DUF4916 domain-containing protein, translating to MTEITEAVPSWLSSDELDSARARLPIVYVEAIPVRVDERGEVTSVGLLLRGRPDGSISRAVVSGRVMYGERVRDAILRNVEKDLGPMALPQIPPQPAPFTVAEYFPNPEVTGFHDPRQHAVSLVFIVPVAGDCLPNQDALDLVWLTPAEAVSDQVRAEMTGGQDRLVLLALAHAGRLP from the coding sequence ATGACTGAAATTACCGAGGCCGTCCCATCGTGGCTCAGTTCGGATGAGTTAGATAGTGCCAGAGCACGACTTCCTATCGTTTATGTTGAGGCCATTCCGGTACGGGTTGATGAGCGCGGTGAAGTTACCAGCGTGGGCCTCTTGCTGCGTGGCAGACCAGACGGGTCAATAAGTCGCGCTGTTGTCTCTGGGCGAGTTATGTATGGCGAACGAGTACGCGACGCGATTTTGCGAAATGTTGAGAAAGATCTTGGCCCAATGGCGCTACCGCAAATACCACCGCAGCCAGCCCCCTTTACGGTAGCCGAATATTTCCCAAACCCAGAAGTAACTGGTTTTCACGACCCCCGACAACATGCTGTTTCACTTGTATTTATCGTTCCAGTTGCCGGTGATTGTTTACCGAATCAAGACGCTTTGGACTTAGTGTGGCTAACACCCGCCGAAGCAGTATCCGATCAGGTTCGAGCGGAAATGACGGGTGGGCAGGATCGGTTAGTCCTGTTGGCTTTGGCGCATGCTGGCCGGTTACCTTAA
- a CDS encoding DoxX family protein yields METLLFVSRIFFSLLFVVSAINHFTNIKGMTAYTASRGVPAAKLAVLLSGVILAVGSILLITGYWADLGALLLLAFLIPTALLMHPFWREEDPMSKMNEQIAFMKDLALAGGALAIFSFYAIAASVDTVTHGALYGWPLFH; encoded by the coding sequence ATGGAAACTTTATTATTCGTCAGTCGAATCTTCTTCTCACTACTTTTTGTCGTCTCTGCAATCAATCACTTCACAAATATCAAAGGGATGACCGCCTACACGGCCTCTCGCGGAGTGCCTGCAGCAAAGTTAGCGGTTTTGTTGAGTGGAGTAATTTTGGCAGTGGGCTCAATTTTGCTAATCACCGGTTATTGGGCTGACCTCGGTGCTTTACTTCTTTTGGCCTTCTTGATTCCAACGGCCCTTCTGATGCATCCGTTTTGGCGCGAAGAAGATCCAATGTCCAAAATGAATGAACAGATTGCATTTATGAAGGATCTGGCTCTAGCTGGTGGCGCACTGGCAATCTTTTCTTTCTATGCCATTGCTGCCAGCGTCGACACAGTCACCCACGGAGCACTTTATGGCTGGCCGTTATTCCATTAA
- a CDS encoding uracil-DNA glycosylase yields MELWSLLPKGWQDQMIAIRPQLKTLNRLLMTQIESGVDVVPAFAQVFAALPESPNSVSVLIFGQDPYSNPEFATGLAFSVPTGSASLPPTLRNILREVESDIGQTQVRDGNLEPWKEQGVLLLNSILTTESGLSLAHKTFGWQQITLELVRAVSRVNPEVIAVLWGQQARTLRAEFKPGLVIESVHPSPLSAYRGFFGSRPFSQVNRLLLSQGRTPINW; encoded by the coding sequence ATGGAGTTGTGGTCACTTTTGCCTAAAGGCTGGCAAGATCAGATGATCGCAATCAGGCCCCAACTTAAGACATTAAATCGCTTGCTAATGACTCAGATTGAATCTGGTGTTGATGTGGTACCTGCCTTTGCTCAAGTTTTTGCCGCCTTGCCTGAGTCGCCCAACTCTGTGTCTGTACTGATCTTTGGCCAAGATCCCTATTCCAACCCGGAATTTGCCACGGGATTGGCATTTAGTGTTCCAACGGGATCTGCAAGCCTGCCGCCAACTCTCAGGAACATTCTGAGAGAAGTGGAGTCTGACATTGGCCAGACGCAGGTTCGTGATGGAAACCTGGAACCTTGGAAAGAGCAGGGAGTCCTACTGCTGAATTCAATATTGACTACCGAGTCTGGCTTGTCACTGGCCCATAAAACTTTTGGCTGGCAGCAAATCACGCTTGAGTTGGTTAGAGCTGTCAGTCGGGTTAATCCAGAGGTAATAGCAGTGCTTTGGGGGCAGCAAGCTCGAACTCTGCGCGCTGAGTTCAAGCCTGGGTTGGTGATTGAGTCAGTGCACCCGAGTCCGCTGAGTGCCTACCGCGGGTTTTTTGGTTCAAGGCCATTTAGCCAGGTGAACCGGTTGCTGCTAAGCCAAGGCCGTACGCCGATTAACTGGTGA
- a CDS encoding LemA family protein produces MDLTLIALVVVVLLAIYFIAQYNKLTRLNVQVDEAFAQIEVQLQRRADLIPNLVETVKGYASHESEVLQKVVEARSAATEAHGFNEVAAADGSLTSALRGLLAITENYPDLKASANFIALQEELSTTENKVGFARQYYNDRVRQLNQALVTLPTNFFGGIAKVVKRDFYEVDSPEKRDVPKVSF; encoded by the coding sequence ATGGATTTAACCCTAATTGCGCTAGTTGTTGTCGTACTGCTAGCTATTTATTTCATTGCTCAATACAACAAACTGACTCGCTTGAACGTTCAAGTTGACGAGGCCTTTGCCCAAATCGAGGTACAACTACAACGTCGAGCCGACCTAATTCCGAACTTGGTCGAGACCGTAAAAGGGTATGCATCTCACGAGTCCGAAGTGTTGCAAAAAGTCGTTGAAGCGCGTTCTGCGGCAACTGAAGCGCACGGATTCAATGAAGTGGCTGCTGCTGATGGCTCACTCACTTCCGCGTTACGCGGCTTACTGGCAATTACTGAGAACTATCCAGATTTAAAGGCGTCAGCAAACTTCATCGCCCTGCAGGAGGAGCTATCAACTACCGAAAATAAGGTTGGCTTCGCTCGCCAGTATTACAACGACCGGGTTCGTCAATTGAATCAGGCGCTGGTCACTTTACCTACCAACTTTTTTGGTGGGATAGCAAAGGTTGTAAAGCGAGACTTCTACGAAGTGGATAGTCCAGAAAAGCGTGACGTTCCTAAAGTTTCGTTCTAA
- a CDS encoding rhodanese-related sulfurtransferase — protein sequence MVRDLPKIILYYGFTPLADPDAIRLWQETLCDSLGLKGRIIISQHGINGTLGGSMDDLKTYIAKTKNFAPFKKIDFKWSEGLGDDFPRLKVRVRDEVVTFNAADELEVNQQGIVGGGKHLTPEQVHELVAQRGEEVTFFDGRNAFEAEIGRFKNAVVPDVETTRDFIAELDSGKYDHLKSKPVVTYCTGGIRCEVLSSLMVSRGFEEVYQIKGGIVRYGETFGDAGFWEGALYVFDKRMTVNFSQDAKVLGTCEKCQSPTSSFFNCANLACRKLILLCTDCGAKVANDPCDHTEATAPSPQLTN from the coding sequence ATGGTCAGAGATTTACCGAAAATCATTCTCTACTACGGGTTCACACCTTTGGCCGATCCAGACGCCATTCGATTATGGCAAGAAACCTTATGCGATTCACTTGGGCTCAAGGGTCGCATCATTATTTCCCAGCACGGAATTAATGGCACTCTTGGTGGTTCGATGGACGATCTGAAAACGTACATCGCCAAAACGAAGAATTTTGCCCCATTTAAGAAAATTGACTTCAAGTGGTCAGAGGGGCTGGGCGATGACTTTCCTCGGCTAAAGGTCCGCGTCCGAGATGAAGTTGTAACCTTTAATGCTGCCGACGAATTAGAGGTTAATCAACAAGGAATTGTTGGCGGTGGCAAGCACTTAACTCCAGAGCAAGTTCACGAGTTAGTCGCGCAACGGGGCGAAGAAGTCACTTTCTTTGACGGACGAAACGCATTTGAGGCTGAAATAGGTCGTTTCAAGAACGCAGTTGTTCCGGATGTAGAAACCACTCGGGATTTCATTGCCGAACTAGATAGCGGAAAGTACGACCACCTAAAGAGCAAACCTGTCGTTACTTACTGCACCGGTGGCATTCGTTGTGAAGTGCTCTCTTCCTTGATGGTCTCGCGTGGTTTTGAAGAGGTATATCAAATCAAGGGTGGCATTGTTCGTTATGGCGAAACTTTTGGTGATGCTGGCTTTTGGGAAGGCGCGCTATATGTATTCGACAAGCGAATGACCGTTAATTTCAGCCAGGACGCGAAGGTTTTGGGAACTTGTGAGAAATGCCAATCCCCTACGAGTTCATTCTTTAACTGTGCAAACTTGGCATGCCGAAAATTGATCTTGTTGTGCACTGACTGTGGCGCAAAGGTAGCCAACGATCCATGCGATCACACCGAAGCAACAGCGCCATCACCGCAGCTAACTAATTAA
- a CDS encoding M20/M25/M40 family metallo-hydrolase has product MANESSGDLTSEIVEIVSDLIKIDTSNYGDDSGPGEALAAEYVEHSLKSVGIDALRYETTSSKRQGVYARIPGRDSSRSALLLHGHLDVVPAAATDWTYDPFGAEIHDGCIWGRGAVDMKDGVGMILALSRHWARSGYVPPRDIVLQFMPDEEAGSRHGSHWLVDKHPEMFENVSQAVGEVGGFSLTLNENIRLYLVQTAEKGIRWMKLRAEGTAGHGSFLNDDNAVTKLAEAVAAVGNHKFETLLTPTVRDFIKAVSDALAIELSIDDPETLLAHLGPIARIVGATLSNTANPTMLNAGYKHNVIPGEASAMIDGRFLPGFEAELLKEIDDLLPLDVYREDVINDIAVEAPFHGQIVDAMDAAIRAEDPLGRPVPYTVSGGTDAKAFSTLGIDCYGFLPLLLPPELDFSAMFHGVDERVPVAGLEFGMRVMDRFIELA; this is encoded by the coding sequence ATGGCAAACGAATCGAGCGGTGACCTTACTTCCGAAATTGTTGAGATTGTTTCTGATCTAATCAAAATTGATACTTCTAACTACGGTGATGACTCTGGTCCTGGTGAGGCCCTGGCTGCTGAGTATGTTGAACACTCGCTGAAATCCGTGGGGATAGATGCACTTAGGTACGAAACGACAAGCAGTAAGCGCCAAGGTGTTTATGCCCGAATCCCAGGTAGAGATAGCAGTAGATCTGCGCTTTTATTGCACGGACACCTTGATGTTGTTCCAGCCGCAGCCACAGATTGGACATACGACCCATTTGGTGCGGAGATTCATGATGGTTGCATTTGGGGAAGAGGAGCAGTTGACATGAAGGATGGCGTCGGGATGATCCTGGCGCTTTCAAGGCATTGGGCGCGCAGTGGCTACGTTCCACCCCGCGACATTGTCCTTCAGTTCATGCCAGATGAAGAGGCTGGAAGTAGGCATGGGTCTCATTGGCTGGTGGACAAACATCCAGAGATGTTTGAGAACGTCTCGCAAGCCGTTGGTGAAGTGGGCGGATTCAGTCTGACACTAAATGAGAACATTCGGCTTTATCTAGTTCAGACTGCGGAAAAGGGTATTCGTTGGATGAAACTGCGTGCTGAAGGCACCGCAGGACATGGCTCGTTTTTAAACGATGACAACGCAGTAACCAAGTTGGCTGAAGCCGTGGCGGCAGTAGGAAATCATAAGTTTGAGACTTTATTGACTCCTACGGTTAGAGATTTCATAAAAGCAGTCTCCGATGCTTTAGCGATTGAATTATCAATCGACGATCCAGAAACACTGCTTGCTCACCTTGGACCTATCGCCCGGATTGTCGGAGCAACTCTGTCAAACACAGCAAATCCAACCATGCTTAATGCCGGCTACAAACACAACGTGATTCCAGGCGAAGCTTCAGCAATGATTGACGGCAGATTCTTACCGGGCTTTGAAGCCGAATTACTTAAGGAAATCGACGACCTATTGCCGTTGGATGTTTACCGTGAGGACGTAATCAACGACATTGCTGTTGAAGCGCCATTTCATGGGCAAATCGTTGACGCAATGGACGCAGCAATTCGGGCCGAAGATCCACTAGGTAGGCCTGTTCCATACACGGTTAGCGGTGGCACGGATGCCAAAGCTTTTAGCACATTAGGGATTGACTGCTACGGATTTCTGCCACTGTTGTTGCCACCAGAATTAGATTTCTCAGCCATGTTCCACGGCGTTGATGAGCGAGTCCCAGTAGCTGGACTGGAATTCGGCATGCGCGTGATGGACAGATTTATCGAGTTGGCTTAA
- a CDS encoding aldo/keto reductase, translating into MEVRALGNSGLFVSYLTLGTMTWGRDTDVYEARDQFNIFYDAGGRSIDTADVYCDGASEEIVGEFLRDFPDVVVATKAVAVPDPRKRDASRRHLLGAIDNSLRRLRRNHVDIWYLHAWDPLTPIEETLNVCQSVIDSGKARYIGISNYTGWQTSLVATLAKNQIPLVVSQMEYSLLERGIEREVIPASKHHNLGIAAWSPIGRGVLTGKYRHNTPADSRGASSHFANFVAPYLTDRAKRVVEALAVAADGLGRPMLDTALAWVLAQPRIATAVVGARTAAQMRGIVAADLSELPDGIQSALSDVSAPAKSYPEYGWSQS; encoded by the coding sequence ATGGAAGTTCGGGCACTGGGTAATAGTGGCTTGTTCGTGTCCTATCTCACGTTAGGCACCATGACTTGGGGTCGTGACACAGATGTTTATGAAGCCCGAGACCAGTTCAACATCTTCTACGATGCTGGTGGTCGCTCGATAGATACAGCAGATGTCTATTGCGACGGTGCATCGGAAGAAATTGTTGGTGAATTTCTGCGTGATTTCCCCGATGTAGTTGTGGCGACGAAAGCTGTTGCAGTACCGGATCCTCGGAAGCGCGACGCTAGTCGCCGGCATTTATTAGGCGCTATTGACAACTCGTTGCGTCGATTGCGCCGCAATCATGTTGACATCTGGTATCTGCATGCCTGGGATCCGCTAACTCCAATAGAAGAGACTCTGAATGTTTGTCAGTCAGTGATTGATAGTGGTAAGGCTCGCTACATCGGAATCTCAAACTACACCGGCTGGCAGACTTCCTTGGTTGCTACTTTGGCCAAAAACCAAATTCCGTTAGTAGTTTCCCAAATGGAGTACTCACTTTTGGAGCGCGGGATTGAGCGTGAAGTGATACCGGCTAGTAAACACCACAATCTCGGAATTGCTGCTTGGTCTCCAATCGGTCGAGGGGTACTTACGGGAAAATATCGACACAATACTCCTGCGGATTCTCGGGGCGCTTCTAGTCATTTTGCAAACTTTGTTGCTCCCTATCTAACAGATCGGGCAAAGCGTGTGGTAGAGGCACTAGCGGTTGCAGCTGATGGATTGGGTCGCCCAATGCTCGACACAGCCCTTGCTTGGGTCTTAGCCCAACCACGAATAGCTACTGCGGTAGTTGGTGCTCGTACTGCAGCACAAATGCGTGGCATTGTTGCAGCAGATCTATCGGAGCTACCTGATGGAATTCAATCAGCACTTTCAGATGTTTCAGCGCCGGCAAAGAGTTACCCTGAGTATGGATGGAGTCAATCATGA
- a CDS encoding undecaprenyl-diphosphate phosphatase, with protein sequence MDWIQAIVLGVVQGLTEFLPVSSNAHVEIVSRLLHWGDPGAAFTAVTQIGTETAVIIYFWNDIKHIISAWFRSIFDREARKIPEARLGWYVILGSLPIGVLGLVFKNQIETTARNLWLVAVALIVMGIVLGLADKYAKHAKTMDDLNSTNALSFGIGQAMALIPGVSRSGATISFGLLMGFKRDVAARYSFLLAIPAVLASGSLQLASVISDPAVQWPVTLVATVVAFVVGYWVIATLMKYLVTGSFMPFVIYRIGLGLAIMAWLYFGNQPGMAPAG encoded by the coding sequence ATTGATTGGATACAAGCCATAGTCCTTGGCGTTGTTCAGGGGCTGACTGAATTTCTGCCGGTCTCGTCGAATGCGCACGTTGAGATAGTTTCTCGACTCTTGCACTGGGGGGATCCAGGAGCCGCATTTACAGCTGTCACTCAAATCGGCACTGAGACTGCGGTTATCATCTATTTCTGGAACGACATTAAGCACATTATCTCTGCTTGGTTTCGGAGCATTTTCGACCGTGAGGCGCGAAAAATTCCAGAAGCACGGCTTGGTTGGTATGTAATTTTAGGATCACTGCCAATCGGGGTTTTGGGATTGGTTTTCAAAAATCAAATTGAAACTACGGCACGAAACCTTTGGTTGGTGGCGGTAGCACTTATCGTCATGGGCATCGTGCTGGGTCTTGCCGACAAATATGCCAAGCACGCGAAGACTATGGATGATCTGAATTCGACGAATGCTCTCTCTTTTGGCATCGGCCAAGCAATGGCACTCATACCTGGAGTTTCGCGATCGGGTGCAACGATATCGTTTGGCTTGCTGATGGGCTTCAAACGTGATGTAGCTGCTAGATATTCATTCCTACTTGCCATACCTGCTGTCTTAGCTAGCGGTTCACTTCAGTTGGCAAGCGTAATTTCCGACCCTGCTGTGCAGTGGCCAGTCACACTTGTTGCCACTGTCGTCGCATTTGTTGTTGGCTACTGGGTTATTGCAACCTTGATGAAATATTTGGTGACTGGATCATTTATGCCGTTTGTTATTTATCGAATAGGTCTAGGGCTGGCAATTATGGCTTGGCTCTATTTCGGAAATCAGCCTGGCATGGCGCCGGCAGGATAG
- a CDS encoding MSMEG_4193 family putative phosphomutase, with product MGTVLLIRHGQSIANAQGILAGRNPQNPLDEVGENTARLLGEQLAKIAVAHVVVSPLERTKQTAELVFGTSTPIEVDQRLIECDYGDWQGRLLSELTTEAQWEVVQKTPDLMLFPNGESMIDMAQRAVSGIREWDARLSEQHGDQVVWAAISHGDVIKAICADALDLPLRSFQRISIEPISVSVVQYSKEGSRVHKLNDTGLQWLSALAKMQRTENTIGGEVNTE from the coding sequence ATGGGAACAGTTCTATTAATTCGGCACGGCCAGTCAATCGCAAATGCGCAAGGGATTTTGGCTGGGAGAAATCCACAGAATCCTCTGGATGAAGTGGGGGAGAATACTGCCCGGTTATTAGGTGAACAGTTAGCCAAAATCGCAGTTGCGCATGTTGTCGTTAGTCCCCTAGAGCGCACGAAACAAACAGCTGAACTAGTTTTTGGCACTAGTACTCCTATTGAAGTTGATCAGCGATTAATCGAATGTGATTACGGAGATTGGCAGGGACGCCTTCTTAGTGAATTGACTACTGAGGCTCAGTGGGAAGTGGTCCAGAAGACACCGGACTTGATGCTTTTTCCGAACGGAGAGTCAATGATTGATATGGCTCAACGCGCAGTCTCTGGAATCCGTGAGTGGGATGCGAGGCTTTCCGAACAGCATGGCGATCAAGTAGTTTGGGCAGCAATTAGTCATGGCGATGTAATTAAGGCCATTTGCGCTGATGCTCTCGATCTGCCCTTGCGCAGTTTCCAACGAATTTCGATTGAGCCGATTTCAGTCTCGGTCGTTCAGTATTCGAAAGAAGGATCTCGAGTCCACAAACTCAACGACACTGGGCTGCAATGGCTATCCGCCCTGGCGAAGATGCAGCGGACTGAAAATACAATTGGCGGGGAAGTGAATACCGAATGA
- a CDS encoding DUF3090 domain-containing protein: protein MTRFIYLFDEPERFVAGTVGLPGEREFFLQARLGSRLTTVALEKTQVYVLADRIGDLLDQIAQDEGIDTSSTTAADLEPLDNPIQQEFTVGALSLGWNPQELKVIIEAHAFTEDDADVPELEDDGELGPDVMRVRLTPKQARSFSTRALAVVAAGRPPCPLCDGPLDARGHICPRANGYRRRG from the coding sequence ATGACGCGCTTTATCTACCTATTCGATGAGCCGGAACGTTTTGTTGCAGGCACTGTTGGCCTGCCGGGAGAGCGTGAATTCTTCTTGCAGGCCCGATTAGGAAGTCGCCTCACTACTGTGGCTCTTGAGAAAACTCAGGTTTATGTACTAGCTGATCGCATTGGGGACTTACTTGATCAGATTGCTCAAGACGAAGGAATAGATACTAGTTCAACAACAGCAGCAGATCTCGAACCACTAGACAATCCGATACAGCAAGAGTTCACAGTAGGAGCCCTATCGCTTGGCTGGAATCCACAAGAGTTAAAAGTAATCATTGAAGCCCACGCTTTTACCGAAGATGATGCCGATGTGCCTGAACTGGAAGATGATGGAGAGCTCGGACCAGATGTTATGCGAGTGCGGCTAACACCAAAGCAGGCACGCTCATTTTCCACTCGGGCACTAGCGGTAGTGGCCGCCGGCCGACCCCCGTGTCCACTGTGTGACGGACCGCTGGATGCCAGGGGCCACATCTGTCCTAGAGCTAATGGCTATCGAAGGCGCGGTTAG